From a single Paenibacillus sp. FSL R5-0345 genomic region:
- a CDS encoding aminopeptidase gives MTDFEAKLSKYADLAVQIGVNVQPGQILVVNAPILAADFVRMITAKAYAIGASLVKVNWSDASITRQQFEHAAPEVFTEPPTWYAGEMTELAEKGAAILNVIAEDPDALKGIDPVRISNYQKVRGAALTKYREMQMSDKVSWSIVAVPCQAWADKVFPDVPAEERVNKLWEAIFHTVRLDREDPVAAWQEHLDTLDQKANVLNAKKYKKLHYIAPGTDLSIELPEGHIWAQGDSINAKGHSFVANMPTEEVFTAPLKTGVNGTVRSTKPLSHGGNIIDGFSITFENGRIVSVSAEQGQEALEHLISMDEGAKYLGEVALVPHKSPISESNILYYNTLFDENASNHLAIGMAYAFCLEGGKDMTPDELIAHGLNNSVTHVDFMIGSAEMNIYGISADGTEEPVFLNGNWAF, from the coding sequence ATGACTGATTTCGAAGCAAAGCTTAGTAAATATGCAGATCTAGCTGTGCAAATTGGGGTTAACGTTCAACCAGGACAAATTCTAGTGGTGAATGCGCCGATTCTTGCAGCAGATTTTGTTCGTATGATCACCGCCAAGGCATATGCGATTGGAGCAAGCTTGGTGAAGGTGAACTGGAGTGATGCGAGCATTACACGCCAGCAGTTTGAACATGCTGCTCCAGAAGTGTTCACTGAACCTCCTACTTGGTACGCAGGTGAAATGACCGAACTCGCCGAGAAGGGTGCAGCTATTCTTAACGTGATCGCGGAAGATCCTGATGCACTTAAAGGCATCGATCCCGTGCGCATTTCCAATTATCAAAAAGTTCGGGGAGCCGCACTCACCAAATATCGTGAAATGCAAATGTCCGACAAAGTTAGCTGGAGTATTGTTGCAGTACCATGTCAGGCATGGGCAGATAAAGTATTTCCGGATGTTCCAGCTGAAGAGCGTGTAAATAAGCTTTGGGAGGCTATTTTCCACACCGTACGCCTTGATCGTGAAGATCCGGTAGCTGCATGGCAGGAACATCTCGACACCTTAGATCAAAAAGCAAATGTACTCAACGCAAAAAAATATAAAAAGCTGCATTACATAGCACCTGGTACGGACCTAAGCATCGAGCTTCCAGAAGGCCATATTTGGGCACAAGGAGATAGCATTAATGCTAAAGGTCATTCTTTTGTAGCCAATATGCCTACCGAAGAAGTATTTACTGCTCCCCTAAAGACTGGTGTAAATGGCACCGTACGAAGCACAAAACCTCTTAGCCATGGTGGTAATATCATCGATGGATTCTCTATTACTTTTGAGAACGGACGAATTGTAAGTGTTAGTGCAGAGCAAGGCCAAGAAGCACTAGAACACCTCATTAGTATGGATGAAGGAGCAAAATACCTCGGTGAAGTTGCATTAGTTCCTCACAAGTCTCCTATCTCTGAGTCCAATATTCTTTATTACAATACCTTGTTTGATGAGAATGCATCCAATCACCTAGCAATAGGTATGGCTTATGCTTTCTGCTTAGAGGGCGGTAAAGATATGACTCCTGATGAACTGATTGCACATGGTTTGAATAATAGTGTCACCCATGTTGATTTCATGATCGGTTCAGCGGAGATGAACATTTATGGTATCTCTGCTGATGGAACCGAAGAACCCGTATTCCTAAATGGAAACTGGGCGTTCTAA
- a CDS encoding VOC family protein, which produces MVISPILNQIGAVFIPVKDIEKSKEWYCQLLGLPLDGEVLFGHLYVIPMQGPEIVLDSKIYTSESVLNIPSFHLNTEDIDAAYDYVKANGGEILTDIEHDHWFNFKDPDGNVIMVCRC; this is translated from the coding sequence ATGGTGATAAGTCCGATTCTGAATCAGATTGGTGCGGTTTTTATTCCGGTAAAGGATATTGAGAAATCTAAAGAATGGTATTGTCAATTGCTTGGGTTACCTTTGGATGGTGAAGTATTATTCGGGCATTTATATGTGATCCCCATGCAAGGACCAGAAATCGTATTAGACAGCAAAATTTACACTTCTGAATCCGTTCTTAATATTCCCTCTTTTCATCTAAATACTGAAGATATAGATGCTGCTTATGATTATGTGAAAGCAAATGGCGGTGAGATTCTTACAGATATCGAGCATGACCATTGGTTTAATTTTAAAGATCCTGATGGAAATGTGATCATGGTCTGTCGTTGTTAA
- a CDS encoding TrkH family potassium uptake protein: protein MANLNFGGLKLTPPKVLSLGFVILITAGSILLSLPASSVEGKISFIDALFMATSATCVTGLAVIDTGTQLTTFGQVVLLVLFQFGGLGFVTMATLITLVLNKRISLKERILMQESMNQNSMQGIVLLIRRVLIYSLVIQLSGAFLFTLRFIMDMPFGKAVYYGIFHSISIFNNAGFDLFGDIHGPFSGLTRYVNDPIVNFTSMALIFLGGIGFIVLSDVLDFPKRKKLTLHSKVVLSTSAILIVIGAALFFLLEFNSTLKPLSAGGKMMATLLQAITPRSGGVTTIEIPLLRESTQFLMIMLMFIGAAPGSTGGGIKITTFAILVAAVSARLRGKEDIVMFRYRIAKENVYRAVTMTLMSLMLVVIATMLLSVTEEADFLAVLFESVSAFGTSGLSMGLTPELTTAGKLLIIILMFLGRTGPLTLAYALKPKGSKELYRYPEGKITIG from the coding sequence TTGGCTAACCTGAACTTCGGTGGATTGAAACTAACTCCACCTAAAGTCTTATCACTAGGATTTGTAATACTTATCACCGCCGGAAGTATATTGCTCAGTCTCCCGGCCTCTTCAGTAGAAGGGAAAATTTCTTTTATTGATGCATTATTCATGGCAACATCGGCAACCTGTGTTACTGGTTTGGCAGTCATTGATACAGGGACACAGCTGACTACCTTTGGACAAGTTGTTCTACTCGTATTATTTCAGTTCGGCGGGCTGGGTTTTGTAACAATGGCTACATTGATTACTTTGGTCCTTAATAAACGAATATCCTTAAAAGAGCGAATTCTCATGCAAGAATCCATGAACCAAAATTCGATGCAAGGTATTGTACTGCTAATCCGCAGAGTGCTGATTTATTCCCTTGTTATTCAGCTTTCAGGTGCCTTCTTGTTTACCTTAAGGTTTATTATGGACATGCCTTTTGGGAAAGCTGTCTATTATGGAATTTTTCATAGTATATCTATCTTTAATAATGCAGGCTTCGACCTGTTTGGTGACATTCACGGACCCTTTAGCGGACTTACTCGGTATGTTAATGATCCTATTGTTAACTTTACCTCGATGGCCCTCATATTCCTTGGAGGGATCGGATTTATCGTCCTATCCGATGTGTTGGACTTTCCAAAACGCAAGAAGCTAACACTTCATTCAAAGGTTGTTCTTTCAACCTCTGCCATATTGATTGTCATTGGTGCTGCTCTATTTTTCTTGTTGGAGTTTAATTCTACGCTTAAGCCGTTGAGTGCTGGTGGGAAGATGATGGCCACCTTATTACAAGCGATAACGCCACGTTCAGGCGGTGTCACCACGATTGAAATACCACTTTTGCGGGAATCAACACAATTTCTTATGATTATGCTAATGTTCATAGGAGCTGCGCCTGGGTCTACTGGTGGGGGAATTAAGATTACTACATTCGCTATTCTGGTGGCTGCGGTATCTGCAAGGTTACGGGGTAAAGAGGATATTGTAATGTTTCGTTACCGGATTGCTAAAGAAAATGTCTATAGAGCTGTGACAATGACATTAATGTCTCTGATGCTAGTTGTCATCGCTACGATGTTGTTATCCGTAACAGAGGAGGCTGATTTCCTTGCTGTACTCTTTGAATCCGTTTCGGCATTCGGGACTTCCGGTCTCTCCATGGGACTTACACCAGAACTGACTACTGCGGGTAAACTGCTCATCATTATTCTAATGTTTCTGGGTCGGACGGGTCCGCTTACTTTAGCTTATGCACTCAAGCCTAAGGGAAGTAAGGAACTTTACCGCTATCCTGAAGGAAAGATTACAATCGGTTAA
- a CDS encoding aminopeptidase, whose amino-acid sequence MLDFKQKLENYALLAVKIGVNIQPGQTLVVNSDIVSAELVRLVVRKAYEAGAKLVKVNYSDEVVTRTRYDLAPSDSFLEPPQWQADELEDLAKKGAAFLSITSTNPDLLSGVEAGRIADNQRISGQTLAPYRELLMGNHASWSIVAFPSPSWAAKVFPEAAPDQQIDLLWEAIFKATRADQVDPIQAWSQHLEGLKARCATLNDNKFRKLHYTAPGTDLTIELPAGHIWCQAGAVNGKGVPFLANIPTEEVFTAPLKSGVNGKVSSTKPLSYGGNLIDNFTLTFENGKVTDFTAEQGSETLASLIALDEGSAYLGEVALVPFHSPISESGILYYTTLFDENASCHLALGAAYAFTLHEGTTMTKEQLQEKGMNQSHTHVDFMMGSPEMSIDGIKDDGTTVPIFRDGDWA is encoded by the coding sequence ATGTTGGACTTCAAGCAAAAACTTGAAAATTATGCGTTGCTGGCAGTGAAGATTGGTGTAAATATCCAACCTGGGCAGACCCTTGTTGTAAATTCCGACATCGTTTCTGCTGAACTAGTACGTCTTGTGGTACGTAAAGCCTATGAAGCGGGTGCGAAGCTCGTCAAGGTTAATTATAGTGACGAGGTTGTTACACGGACACGTTATGACCTTGCTCCCTCCGATTCCTTCTTGGAACCGCCGCAATGGCAAGCGGATGAATTGGAAGATCTGGCTAAAAAGGGGGCTGCATTTCTTTCAATAACATCAACGAATCCAGATCTATTGAGCGGTGTTGAAGCAGGAAGAATTGCGGATAATCAGCGGATCTCCGGACAGACATTAGCTCCATATCGTGAATTGTTAATGGGGAATCACGCGAGCTGGAGTATTGTAGCCTTCCCATCACCATCGTGGGCGGCAAAGGTATTCCCTGAGGCAGCACCTGATCAGCAGATTGATTTGCTATGGGAAGCTATATTTAAAGCCACACGTGCGGATCAAGTTGATCCTATTCAAGCCTGGAGTCAACATTTAGAGGGTCTAAAAGCACGTTGTGCTACATTGAATGATAATAAGTTCCGTAAGCTGCATTATACAGCGCCAGGAACCGATTTGACGATTGAGCTTCCTGCGGGGCATATTTGGTGTCAGGCGGGAGCTGTTAATGGCAAAGGTGTTCCTTTCCTCGCCAATATCCCAACTGAAGAAGTATTTACTGCCCCACTGAAGTCTGGTGTGAACGGTAAGGTAAGCAGCACTAAACCGCTTAGCTACGGTGGGAATCTTATTGACAACTTCACCCTCACCTTTGAGAACGGTAAAGTAACGGATTTCACAGCTGAACAAGGTTCAGAAACCCTAGCTTCCCTTATCGCGTTAGATGAGGGTTCAGCTTATTTGGGAGAAGTCGCGTTGGTGCCTTTCCACTCCCCGATCTCAGAGAGCGGTATTCTATATTACACTACGTTGTTTGATGAGAATGCATCCTGCCATTTGGCGTTAGGTGCAGCATATGCCTTTACCCTTCACGAGGGGACGACAATGACCAAAGAACAATTGCAGGAAAAAGGAATGAACCAAAGCCATACACATGTTGATTTTATGATGGGATCACCTGAAATGAGCATAGATGGTATTAAGGATGATGGAACAACCGTACCTATCTTCCGTGACGGCGATTGGGCTTAG
- a CDS encoding GNAT family N-acetyltransferase has translation MIREAVPEDAVYIESLYRMLLPEQTAIQVSPERLKRIAENTDSFLYVCEEEGTIVGTLHLHLCMDALCDDRPFAVIERVIIAQEVRGKGHGAKLMRYAEHVATSRGALKIMLSSAVRREDAHQFYEHLGYNSSSSKLFKKYL, from the coding sequence ATGATAAGAGAAGCTGTTCCTGAAGACGCTGTGTATATTGAAAGTCTTTATCGAATGTTGTTACCTGAGCAAACAGCTATTCAAGTGTCACCAGAACGACTGAAGCGGATCGCTGAGAATACGGATAGCTTTCTTTATGTGTGCGAAGAAGAAGGAACTATTGTTGGGACGCTTCATCTTCATTTGTGTATGGATGCATTATGTGACGATCGACCCTTTGCTGTCATTGAAAGAGTTATCATAGCACAAGAGGTGAGAGGGAAAGGACACGGAGCAAAATTAATGAGATACGCTGAGCATGTAGCCACCTCTAGGGGAGCCCTTAAGATCATGTTATCGAGTGCGGTCAGAAGGGAGGATGCACATCAATTTTACGAACATCTTGGATACAATAGCAGCTCCAGTAAGCTGTTCAAAAAGTACTTATAG